One region of Acropora muricata isolate sample 2 unplaced genomic scaffold, ASM3666990v1 scaffold_756, whole genome shotgun sequence genomic DNA includes:
- the LOC136908190 gene encoding tetratricopeptide repeat protein 28-like, which produces MIFLALDGLGINIWFLRRGHKIVFRQEMLEGDLTEKDPIRALLQSALRKIGAELKVRCEDRTFDELDNKCPSSTEVCEEVEKSCESSDNPLRPFYDAVIAPIVDLLGSQFDELVIVSDGALCLSPWAAIVETIRIRTVPSLTSYQLISSVPEGHHKKTGALLVGNPCLSDLEKPLPDLPCAQEEVEIIASILNTRPLTGREATKAEVIKRMSSVGLIHIAAHGNKRTGEIALSPNLGWTSKFPQQKDFILKMSDVQAANLRARLVVLSCCHSGRGRILKGEGVVGIARAFLAAGARSVLISLWAIDDEATMVFMKNFYQHLKEGKTASAAVHQTMKSLRESEKFSEMRYWAPFQLIGDDVKIEFAGDDDVKN; this is translated from the coding sequence ATGATCTTTCTCGCACTCGATGGACTTGGGatcaacatttggtttttgaggagggGACACAAAATTGTATTTCGACAAGAGATGCTGGAGGGTGATCTCACAGAGAAAGACCCCATACGCGCCTTACTACAATCAGCTTTAAGAAAAATTGGAGCTGAGCTTAAAGTGAGatgcgaagatcgcacatttgatgaatTGGACAATAAATGTCCATCTAGCACAGAAGTGTGCGAAGAAGTGGAAAAGTCATGCGAGTCTTCAGACAATCCTCTcaggccattttatgatgcagttattgctccaattgttgacttgcttggatctcaattcgacgagttggtcattgtttctgacggTGCGCTATGCCTTAGCCCATGGGCCGCAATTGTTGAAACGATTAGAATTCGCACTGTCCCCTCTCTtaccagttatcaattgatctcaagtgtacccgaggggcatcacaagaagacaggggcgcttttggtcggaaatccgtgcttaagcGACTTGGAGAAACCTCTACctgacttaccatgtgctcaagaggaagttgAAATCATTGCATCTATTCTTaacaccagacccctaacaggaagagaggcaacaaaagctgaagtgataaaacggatgtcgtcagttggtctaattcacattgctgcccacggaaacaagcgcactggagaaattgccttatcTCCAAACCTTGGATGGACCTCCAAGTTCCCTCAacaaaaggatttcattttgaaaatgtccgatgtacaagcggccaatcttcgagctcgtcttgttgtcttaagttgctgtcacagtggacgaggcagaatcttgaagggtgagggtgtggtcggtatcgcacgtgccttcttggcagctggtgctcgttctgtgttgatatccttgtgggcaatagacgacgaagctacaatggtgttcatgaaaaacttctaccaacacctgaaggaaggaaaaaccgccagtgctgctgttcaccaaacgatgaaatcccttcgtgaatctgagaagttttctgagatgaggtactgggctccattccaacttattggagatgacgtcaagattgaattcgccGGGGATGATGACGTAAAAAATTAG
- the LOC136908194 gene encoding large ribosomal subunit protein mL46-like isoform X1 yields the protein MAASRGRFLEKLPLFVRGLYSITARKTALFAVCAHWRNYSSVQPHTKGSRIFSAVCVQRLPIITKTKTDLEIAYEELQEKLEWEHSALSEDEVQWDTIMQRKEKIKDEDNEESLAIGAFESERKEFEEEQEEEWKTFVPAPRNTEADELNDLKSLQRKLQETLVLLVKKEKDSPNWEPPLAEVMFDTNETLQQVASRGLCQTCGTELHVQFLSNAPIAVMRNYNKKSNKVFFYKVNYLTGRVSLSEDYCDHVWVTKEEMEDLVDPEYYKSLKRFLS from the exons atggcggcgagTCGAGGTCGTTTTTTGGAAAAATTACCACTGTTTGTCCGTGGTCTATATAGCATAACTGCGAGGAAAACAG CCTTGTTTGCTGTTTGTGCTCATTGGAGAAATTACAGCTCAGTGCAGCCACATACAAAAGGTTCAAGGATATTTAGTGCTGTGTGCGTTCAACGCTTGCCTATtataacaaagacaaaaacagaCTTAGAAATAGCTTATGAAGAACTTCAAGAGAAATTAGAGTGGGAGCATAGTGCTTTGTCAGAAGATGAAGTGCAGTGGGACACGATAAtgcaaagaaaggaaaagattaAAGATGAGGATAACGAGGAGAGTCTGGCGATAGGAGCATTTGAATCAGAGAGAAAG GAATTTGAAGAAGAACAGGAGGAAGAGTGGAAAACATTCGTACCAGCGCCAAGGAACACAGAGGCAGATGAACTCAATGATCTGAAATCATTACAACGCAAACTTCAAGAAACTCTTGTGTTGTTGGTGAAGAAGGAGAAAGATTCACCCAACTGGGAGCCACCTCTTGCAGAAGTCATGTTCGACACAAATGAAACTCTACAACAG GTTGCATCCAGGGGATTATGTCAAACTTGTGGCACAGAATTGCATGTTCAATTTCTAAGCAATGCACCCATTGCTGTGATGAGGAACTATAACAAAAAATCCAACAAG GTATTTTTCTACAAAGTGAATTATTTAACGGGACGCGTGAGCTTGAGTGAAGACTACTGCGATCATGTGTGGGTTACAAAAGAAGAAATGGAGGATTTGGTTGACCCAGAATACTACAAATCCTTAAAGAGATTCCTCTCTTGA
- the LOC136908194 gene encoding large ribosomal subunit protein mL46-like isoform X2: MQRKEKIKDEDNEESLAIGAFESERKEFEEEQEEEWKTFVPAPRNTEADELNDLKSLQRKLQETLVLLVKKEKDSPNWEPPLAEVMFDTNETLQQVASRGLCQTCGTELHVQFLSNAPIAVMRNYNKKSNKVFFYKVNYLTGRVSLSEDYCDHVWVTKEEMEDLVDPEYYKSLKRFLS; encoded by the exons AtgcaaagaaaggaaaagattaAAGATGAGGATAACGAGGAGAGTCTGGCGATAGGAGCATTTGAATCAGAGAGAAAG GAATTTGAAGAAGAACAGGAGGAAGAGTGGAAAACATTCGTACCAGCGCCAAGGAACACAGAGGCAGATGAACTCAATGATCTGAAATCATTACAACGCAAACTTCAAGAAACTCTTGTGTTGTTGGTGAAGAAGGAGAAAGATTCACCCAACTGGGAGCCACCTCTTGCAGAAGTCATGTTCGACACAAATGAAACTCTACAACAG GTTGCATCCAGGGGATTATGTCAAACTTGTGGCACAGAATTGCATGTTCAATTTCTAAGCAATGCACCCATTGCTGTGATGAGGAACTATAACAAAAAATCCAACAAG GTATTTTTCTACAAAGTGAATTATTTAACGGGACGCGTGAGCTTGAGTGAAGACTACTGCGATCATGTGTGGGTTACAAAAGAAGAAATGGAGGATTTGGTTGACCCAGAATACTACAAATCCTTAAAGAGATTCCTCTCTTGA
- the LOC136908195 gene encoding neuropeptide receptor 22-like, with product MNTTTNRSLCSATQLPTPFEIPVTVAYSLINFLIVNMAVSDLLMPLIRIPWQVLALNQNSWLFRSDYANVMCKLNKILTSLSVLVSIQSLVLVTVDRFGAVVFPLRPPCITTRRCMFLIFSTWFVAIAIASPYAFAQIHDTHGGKLVCGIKWKEVFGESSSSKNYYLPRHLILVYIPIFLLIILYSVILIKLKSQNIPGNQSITNAEKQRRIRNRNLLKMALATVAGFLLCWLPHNLNSILQLLIPEKLPCGFTL from the coding sequence ATGAATACAACTACAAACAGATCGCTCTGCTCTGCTACTCAGCTTCCCACACCATTCGAGATCCCAGTAACAGTGGCTTACAGTCTAATTAACTTTCTGATTGTCAACATGGCGGTCTCGGACTTGTTAATGCCATTAATACGAATACCATGGCAAGTTCTAGCATTAAACCAAAATTCTTGGCTATTCAGAAGTGACTACGCCAACGTTATGTGCAAGTTGAATAAGATTTTAACTTCTCTTTCCGTACTTGTGTCCATCCAGAGTCTTGTTTTGGTCACTGTGGACCGATTTGGAGCTGTAGTGTTCCCACTTCGTCCTCCTTGTATCACCACCAGAAGATGCATGTTCCTAATTTTCTCCACATGGTTTGTAGCCATCGCCATTGCATCGCCATATGCCTTCGCGCAAATTCACGATACACACGGCGGAAAGTTGGTTTGTGGTATTAAATGGAAAGAAGTGTTTGGAGAGTCATCGTCATCGAAAAACTACTATCTTCCACGTCATTTGATACTTGTTTATATCCCAATTTTTCTCTTGATTATACTATACTCGGTCATCCTCATCAAGCTGAAGTCGCAGAATATTCCTGGCAATCAATCGATTACAAATGCCGAGAAGCAACGCAGAATAAGAAATAGGAATCTGCTCAAGATGGCTCTTGCTACTGTTGCTGGGTTTTTATTGTGTTGGTTACCTCACAATTTGAACTCAATTCTTCAACTCCTCATCCCGGAAAAGCTTCCCTGTGGCTTCACTCTGTAA